Below is a genomic region from Effusibacillus pohliae DSM 22757.
GGCGCTCGACGAATGGACAAGCCATGTGACAAAAGTTTGTCTTGCATACGGCTGCGTCCAATCGGCTGATAAGGCAAAAACGTTTTATTGAGGAAGTTCCGGCAAGCAAAAAACGAAAGTAAGAGAGAAGAGGACATGCACCCGGGTACCTGCGCGCCCGGGTGCCAAAGTTCGGAAGAGCGGGTTATTTTTTCGGACCCTGCTCCGGAATCGGCGCTAGCGGTTTGCCGTCCTGCCGCAGATCGTTGTCGTTGCGGGGGCTTTTTTTCTTGTTTGCCTGTTCCTTGAGTGCCATTCGATTCCCTCCTTTCCCCACAGTATGCCCAGGTGGCGGTTCGCAATGAGGGGCGGTTGTACGTTCCGAATGTCGATTTTTACAATATTTTCTTCCGTTTTTTCTCTTTTCCGGCAGGACATATGCGGCTTTTTGTCGAATTAAAATCGGGATTGTCGAGTTCTGGAAAGTGGACATGTCAGGTTAAAGGGGGTATGATTATGGCAAGGTCATCCTCCGGTACAGGGAGACTCGTTTTGTCCCTAGCGGTCGGGTTGACGATCGGCACGATCGCGGGCGACCTGCTGGGAAAAGCGTTCCATCTTCCCTGGCTGACAAATGCGTGGACACCGATTCAGTGGCATCCGGCCGG
It encodes:
- a CDS encoding DUF4321 domain-containing protein translates to MARSSSGTGRLVLSLAVGLTIGTIAGDLLGKAFHLPWLTNAWTPIQWHPAGDFGMIKYDLNLQVKLNLSSLAGLVVAFWISRKM